Proteins from a genomic interval of Cryptosporangium aurantiacum:
- a CDS encoding DUF4383 domain-containing protein has product MGKVYRYGGGFMGLVLLTFGILGFANQLEFFSTEGKEVAGLSSNGALALISVVVGLCLLGCAAVGGNTASWANSAFGWAFILSGLVNMTIMRTELNFLAFRMSNVIFSFVVGVALITFGMYGRVSGTLPPDNPYWRERHGLPPEVQEGEDLRLESMLGAATDGDRGSDPHNMAGVPRHTSTGAPIPVLSGGPILSGAPAQPVHKPR; this is encoded by the coding sequence TTGGGGAAGGTCTACCGGTACGGCGGCGGCTTCATGGGCCTGGTACTGCTGACATTCGGAATCCTGGGCTTCGCCAACCAGCTCGAGTTCTTCTCCACCGAGGGCAAAGAGGTTGCCGGACTCTCGTCAAACGGTGCGCTGGCGCTGATCTCCGTCGTAGTAGGTCTTTGCCTGCTCGGCTGCGCCGCCGTCGGTGGTAATACCGCGTCGTGGGCGAACAGCGCCTTCGGCTGGGCGTTCATCCTCAGCGGCCTGGTCAACATGACGATCATGCGGACCGAGTTGAACTTCCTCGCGTTCCGGATGAGCAACGTCATCTTCTCGTTCGTGGTGGGCGTCGCGCTGATCACGTTCGGGATGTACGGGCGGGTGAGCGGAACGCTGCCGCCGGACAACCCGTACTGGCGGGAGCGGCACGGCCTGCCGCCGGAGGTGCAGGAGGGCGAGGACCTGCGGCTGGAGTCGATGCTCGGTGCCGCGACCGACGGCGACCGGGGTTCCGACCCACACAACATGGCCGGCGTGCCGCGTCACACGTCGACCGGCGCACCGATTCCGGTGCTGTCCGGCGGACCGATCCTCTCCGGAGCTCCGGCCCAGCCGGTACACAAGCCGCGCTGA
- a CDS encoding deoxyribonuclease IV, with protein MRIGAHVDPADPLAAASVRGADVVQFFLGDPQGWKKPVPREDAAALIASPVDVYIHSPYVINLASTNNRIRIPSRKLLGQHAEAAAAVGAKGLIVHGGHVGKGDDAEVGFDNWRKAFAQVAESGGFPLPILIENTAGGDNAMARRFDRLARLWDAIGEYEPGFCLDTCHAHAGGEDLLGVVDRVKAITGRIDLVHVNDSKDPFDSGRDRHENLGSGQIDADLLVATVAAAGAPAICETPGGDDGQSADIAFLRERLAK; from the coding sequence ATGCGTATCGGTGCCCATGTCGACCCCGCCGACCCGCTGGCCGCCGCCTCCGTTCGCGGCGCCGACGTGGTCCAGTTCTTCCTCGGTGACCCGCAGGGATGGAAGAAACCGGTGCCGCGCGAAGACGCTGCCGCGTTGATCGCCAGCCCGGTCGACGTCTACATCCACTCGCCGTACGTCATCAACCTGGCCAGCACGAACAACCGGATCCGGATCCCGTCCCGGAAGTTGCTCGGCCAGCACGCCGAGGCGGCCGCAGCGGTGGGCGCCAAGGGGCTGATCGTGCACGGCGGTCACGTCGGCAAGGGTGACGACGCCGAGGTCGGGTTCGACAACTGGCGCAAGGCGTTCGCCCAGGTCGCCGAGTCCGGTGGATTCCCGCTGCCGATCCTGATCGAGAACACCGCGGGCGGTGACAACGCGATGGCCCGCCGGTTCGACCGGCTGGCCCGCCTGTGGGACGCGATCGGCGAGTACGAGCCCGGCTTCTGCCTGGACACGTGTCACGCCCACGCCGGCGGCGAGGATCTGCTCGGCGTCGTCGATCGGGTCAAGGCGATCACCGGCCGCATCGACCTGGTGCACGTCAACGACTCGAAGGACCCGTTCGACTCCGGCCGCGACCGGCACGAGAACCTCGGCAGCGGCCAGATCGACGCCGACTTGCTGGTGGCCACCGTCGCTGCGGCCGGGGCGCCGGCGATCTGCGAGACGCCCGGCGGGGACGACGGCCAGTCCGCGGACATCGCTTTTCTCCGGGAACGGCTGGCCAAGTGA
- a CDS encoding CPBP family intramembrane glutamic endopeptidase, translating to MSVRTILAPARPAEPTVVTDPAERRALAIEVFLVFALTLGLSGVRSLLSLLDSLLQPEPLSDQTVALNVSRAAANLIDLAYQLLSAGQLGVWGGLGLYLLWRSGIAPRAIGLGRDRIRGDLAGGAGLAALIGLPGLAFYLVTRAIGINLTVVPAALNDVWWRAPVLIIAAIANAWAEEVLVVGYFITRLRQLGWGENKSLLAAAVLRGSYHLYQGFGGFLGNLLMGLVYGRFWQRTNRLWPLVIGHALIDIVAFVGYTLLHEHVSWLP from the coding sequence GTGAGCGTGCGGACGATCCTGGCGCCCGCTCGGCCGGCGGAGCCGACTGTGGTGACCGACCCCGCCGAGCGGCGTGCCCTCGCGATCGAGGTCTTTCTGGTCTTCGCCCTGACGCTCGGGCTCTCCGGCGTCCGGAGCCTGTTGTCGCTGCTGGACTCGCTGCTGCAGCCCGAACCGCTGTCGGACCAGACCGTGGCGCTCAACGTGTCGCGTGCGGCGGCGAACCTGATCGACCTGGCCTATCAGCTGTTGTCGGCCGGTCAGCTCGGCGTCTGGGGCGGCCTCGGGCTGTACCTGCTCTGGCGTTCGGGTATCGCCCCGCGGGCGATCGGGCTCGGTCGGGACCGGATCCGCGGGGACCTCGCGGGCGGCGCGGGGCTGGCGGCCCTGATCGGGCTACCCGGCCTGGCCTTCTACCTGGTCACCCGGGCGATCGGGATCAACCTGACCGTGGTGCCCGCGGCGTTGAACGACGTCTGGTGGCGTGCGCCGGTGCTGATCATCGCGGCGATCGCGAACGCGTGGGCCGAAGAGGTGCTGGTCGTCGGGTACTTCATCACCCGGCTGCGGCAACTCGGGTGGGGCGAGAACAAGTCGCTGCTCGCCGCGGCGGTTCTGCGCGGCTCGTACCACCTCTACCAGGGCTTCGGCGGCTTCCTCGGCAACCTGCTCATGGGGCTGGTCTACGGCCGGTTCTGGCAGCGCACCAACCGGCTGTGGCCGCTCGTGATCGGGCACGCCCTGATCGACATCGTCGCGTTTGTCGGTTACACGCTGCTTCATGAACACGTGTCCTGGCTACCGTAG
- a CDS encoding single-stranded DNA-binding protein, translating to MAGETVITLVGNLVDDPELRFTPSGAAVAKFRLASTPRTYDRQSGEWKDGESLFLTCNVWRQAAENVAESLQRGMRVIVQGRLRQRSYETREGEKRTVFEVEVDEVGPSLRSATARVNKTTRGGGGSSSGGYGSSGGGNTGGGAPADDPWAVATPAGSGGGSFSDEPPF from the coding sequence ATGGCAGGCGAAACCGTCATCACCCTGGTCGGCAACCTGGTTGACGACCCCGAGTTGCGCTTCACCCCCAGTGGCGCAGCTGTGGCTAAATTCCGGCTCGCTTCGACGCCGCGTACCTACGACCGGCAGAGCGGGGAGTGGAAGGACGGCGAGAGCCTCTTCCTCACCTGCAACGTCTGGCGGCAGGCGGCCGAGAACGTAGCCGAGTCGCTGCAGCGCGGCATGCGGGTCATCGTGCAGGGCCGGCTCCGGCAGCGGTCCTACGAGACCCGCGAGGGTGAGAAGCGCACCGTATTCGAGGTCGAGGTCGACGAGGTCGGCCCGTCGCTCCGCAGCGCGACCGCGCGGGTCAACAAGACCACCCGCGGCGGTGGTGGCAGCAGCAGCGGCGGTTACGGCTCGTCCGGCGGCGGCAACACCGGCGGTGGGGCGCCAGCAGACGACCCGTGGGCCGTGGCGACGCCAGCAGGCAGCGGGGGCGGCTCGTTCAGCGACGAGCCCCCGTTCTAA
- a CDS encoding TetR/AcrR family transcriptional regulator, whose amino-acid sequence MPSTGLSGRKAQAARNDQTILAAAREVFLHDPTAPMSAVAEAAHVGIGALYRRYASKEQLLRTLCAAGLQRFVEIAEHGATVEDAWEAFAGYVSAVVDSDVHSLTVHLAGTFTTTPELSTLAGRAAELGNALFRRAQEAGALRPDLHPADVPMLFEQLAAIRFGDNERTAALRRRYLTLLLDALRPESARTPLPGEAPTPDELSGRWRPTEPA is encoded by the coding sequence ATGCCGAGCACCGGTTTGAGTGGGCGCAAGGCCCAAGCTGCCCGCAACGATCAGACGATCCTCGCGGCGGCCCGCGAAGTGTTCCTGCACGACCCGACCGCACCGATGTCCGCGGTCGCCGAGGCGGCCCACGTCGGTATCGGGGCGCTCTACCGCCGTTACGCGAGCAAGGAGCAACTGCTCCGGACCCTGTGCGCGGCCGGGCTACAGCGATTCGTCGAGATCGCCGAGCACGGGGCCACGGTTGAGGACGCCTGGGAAGCGTTCGCCGGGTACGTCAGCGCCGTGGTTGATTCCGACGTGCATTCGCTCACTGTCCACCTCGCCGGGACGTTCACGACGACCCCCGAACTGAGCACCCTCGCCGGGCGGGCCGCCGAACTCGGCAACGCGCTGTTTCGCCGGGCGCAGGAGGCCGGCGCCCTGCGTCCGGACCTTCACCCCGCCGACGTGCCGATGCTGTTCGAACAGCTCGCCGCCATTCGTTTCGGCGACAACGAACGCACGGCGGCGCTGCGCCGCCGGTATCTCACGCTCCTGCTCGACGCCCTGCGGCCGGAGTCGGCCAGGACGCCGCTGCCCGGCGAGGCGCCGACCCCGGACGAGCTGAGCGGCCGTTGGAGGCCGACAGAGCCCGCGTAA
- a CDS encoding helix-turn-helix domain-containing protein: MTDLEEDDLSGDVEVRLPTQAVDEEPASGVQIADAQRDDVESLIHADHSGGPAADGLERIGHVGRNEYREYPPLGLGHVARCGWEQRITGGLLIHRVIPDNCADILVGDDGAAQLVGPATRVDLPRLSDGSHVRGLRLEPYAIRAVFGVDADELTDRSFPLDAVLDGRSARLVAEAVWAPGAAAGAWLRERWRDVRPDRATVAIVRTLTAPDAPAVDTVADRTGFSSRHLRRLVRAETGLTPKTLHRVARVHEFLRRAEEDRYAVGAAAAAAGYADQPHASREIRALTGLTPARLLAARRAPH; this comes from the coding sequence ATGACCGACCTGGAAGAAGATGACCTCTCCGGGGACGTCGAGGTGCGGCTTCCAACCCAGGCCGTCGACGAAGAACCGGCGAGTGGCGTCCAGATTGCGGACGCCCAGCGTGATGACGTTGAGTCTCTGATCCATGCCGATCACTCTGGCGGGCCGGCGGCGGACGGTCTTGAACGAATCGGCCACGTCGGGCGGAACGAGTATCGGGAGTACCCGCCGCTGGGCCTCGGCCATGTCGCGCGCTGCGGGTGGGAGCAGCGGATCACCGGTGGGCTGCTGATCCACCGCGTCATTCCGGACAACTGCGCGGACATCCTGGTCGGTGACGATGGCGCAGCCCAGCTCGTCGGCCCGGCGACCCGGGTCGACCTGCCCAGGCTGTCCGACGGGTCGCACGTCCGTGGCCTGCGGCTGGAGCCGTATGCGATCCGCGCGGTTTTCGGCGTCGACGCCGATGAGCTGACCGACCGTTCGTTCCCGCTCGACGCGGTTCTCGACGGACGTTCCGCCCGCCTGGTAGCCGAGGCGGTCTGGGCGCCCGGGGCCGCGGCGGGCGCCTGGCTTCGCGAGCGGTGGCGGGACGTCCGGCCGGACCGTGCCACGGTGGCGATCGTCCGCACGCTGACCGCGCCCGACGCCCCGGCGGTGGACACGGTCGCCGACCGCACCGGCTTCTCGTCCCGACACCTCCGCCGCCTGGTGCGAGCAGAGACCGGCCTGACACCGAAGACGCTGCACCGGGTGGCGCGTGTGCACGAATTCCTGCGGCGCGCCGAGGAGGACCGTTACGCGGTCGGCGCCGCGGCTGCGGCGGCGGGCTACGCCGATCAGCCGCACGCCTCCCGTGAGATCCGCGCGCTGACCGGCTTGACGCCCGCCCGACTCCTCGCCGCCCGCCGGGCTCCCCACTGA
- a CDS encoding VOC family protein produces MTLGVRNLDATRRFFVDGLGWKPHLDVPGEVIFFQVGHGLLLSLWDREAMAAEAGEFHRGDAAAPITLGHNVSSEDEVTAVLDRATAAGGTVTGPAERRDWGGVSGYFTDPDGYRWEVVHNPGLSFAPDGTITFAPPQA; encoded by the coding sequence ATCACGCTGGGCGTCCGCAATCTGGACGCCACTCGCCGGTTCTTCGTCGACGGCCTGGGTTGGAAGCCGCACCTCGACGTCCCCGGAGAGGTCATCTTCTTCCAGGTCGGTCATGGACTGCTCCTCTCGCTCTGGGATCGCGAGGCGATGGCGGCCGAAGCCGGCGAATTCCATCGGGGTGACGCCGCAGCGCCGATCACCCTCGGCCACAACGTGTCCTCCGAGGACGAGGTGACCGCCGTACTCGATCGTGCCACCGCAGCGGGAGGAACGGTCACCGGTCCGGCCGAGCGCCGGGACTGGGGCGGCGTCTCCGGGTACTTCACCGACCCCGACGGTTACCGCTGGGAGGTCGTCCACAACCCGGGTCTGTCGTTCGCGCCCGACGGCACGATCACGTTCGCTCCGCCCCAGGCCTGA
- the rpsR gene encoding 30S ribosomal protein S18, producing the protein MAKPPVRKPKKKINPLDKDKITYIDYKDTALLRKFISDRGKIRARRVTGVSSQQQRQIARAIKNAREMALLPYTSTAR; encoded by the coding sequence ATGGCCAAGCCGCCCGTGCGGAAGCCCAAGAAGAAGATCAACCCGCTCGACAAAGACAAGATCACTTACATCGACTACAAGGACACGGCGCTGCTGCGGAAGTTCATTTCCGACCGCGGCAAGATCCGTGCCCGTCGAGTGACCGGTGTGTCGAGCCAGCAGCAGCGGCAGATCGCCCGCGCGATCAAGAACGCCCGCGAGATGGCGCTGCTGCCCTACACCAGCACCGCGCGCTGA
- a CDS encoding glycosyltransferase family 87 protein, whose protein sequence is MTQRTTERTDVDIVIPSHSDRVVAGLSQAVGGPLGRHASLRKRFWTPLQVALLLTTLVFAFNWVQKSPCRDGAWDNYDQYRNACYTDVLALYYAEELNKGYIPYIEHEVEYPVLTGIMMGVIGLPVHALVSSGAVDFLTPGDPNEGTIFYDLTALALAGFGLITTWAVVRSRARRPWDGVIVALAPAVFVTATVNWDYLAIALTALAILAWSRMRPGWAGVFFGLATAAKFYPLLILGPLVLLCFRRRTTEARLSALTTVSSAVFTWLVINVPFAIMAPDGWSRFFRLSSERPIDWGTFWYIGTHIPVGRTAEGKPDLGLPPFVWLGDHIPALNATAWVLYALCCIGIAALIMFAPRRPRLGAMAFLVVAAFLLTNKVWSQQFVLWLVPLAVLARPKWRAILIWQACELAYFFCFYQILIRVSGGKNAVLPEAAFTLASIARWLSVAVLCGLVVREALRPELDVVRRDGVDDPEGGVLDESTPPPRSPQLEKHPVAAVDT, encoded by the coding sequence GTGACCCAGCGAACGACCGAGCGCACCGACGTCGACATCGTGATCCCGAGCCACAGTGATCGGGTCGTGGCCGGCCTGTCCCAGGCGGTCGGCGGACCACTGGGCCGACATGCCAGCCTGCGCAAACGGTTCTGGACGCCGCTCCAGGTGGCACTGCTGCTGACCACGCTGGTCTTCGCGTTCAACTGGGTCCAGAAGTCCCCGTGCCGTGACGGCGCCTGGGACAACTACGACCAGTACCGCAATGCCTGCTACACCGATGTCCTCGCGCTCTACTACGCGGAGGAGCTCAACAAGGGGTACATCCCCTACATCGAGCACGAGGTCGAGTACCCGGTGCTGACCGGGATCATGATGGGCGTGATCGGCCTGCCCGTTCACGCGCTGGTCTCCAGCGGTGCGGTGGACTTCCTGACGCCGGGGGACCCGAACGAAGGCACGATCTTCTACGACCTGACCGCGCTCGCGCTGGCCGGATTCGGTCTGATCACGACGTGGGCGGTGGTTCGCTCGCGGGCGCGGCGACCGTGGGACGGCGTCATCGTGGCGCTGGCGCCCGCGGTCTTCGTCACCGCCACCGTCAACTGGGACTACCTGGCGATCGCTCTGACCGCGCTGGCGATCCTCGCCTGGTCGCGAATGCGGCCCGGATGGGCAGGTGTGTTCTTCGGGCTGGCGACCGCGGCGAAGTTCTATCCGTTGCTGATCCTGGGTCCACTGGTACTGCTCTGTTTCCGACGGCGGACTACCGAGGCGCGGCTCTCCGCACTGACGACCGTGAGTAGCGCCGTCTTCACCTGGCTCGTGATCAACGTGCCGTTCGCGATCATGGCGCCGGACGGCTGGTCGAGGTTCTTCCGCCTCTCGTCGGAGCGTCCGATCGATTGGGGCACGTTCTGGTACATCGGCACGCACATTCCGGTCGGCCGGACCGCGGAGGGCAAACCCGATCTGGGTCTACCGCCATTCGTCTGGCTCGGTGACCACATTCCGGCGCTGAACGCGACCGCGTGGGTGCTCTATGCCCTCTGCTGCATCGGGATCGCGGCGCTGATCATGTTCGCCCCCCGTCGGCCGCGGCTGGGCGCGATGGCGTTCCTCGTCGTCGCCGCGTTCCTGCTGACGAACAAGGTGTGGTCGCAGCAGTTCGTGCTGTGGCTGGTTCCGCTGGCGGTGCTGGCCCGGCCGAAGTGGCGCGCGATCCTGATCTGGCAGGCCTGCGAACTGGCTTACTTCTTCTGCTTCTACCAGATCCTGATCCGTGTCTCCGGCGGCAAGAACGCGGTGCTGCCGGAAGCGGCGTTCACGCTGGCCAGCATCGCCCGCTGGCTCAGCGTCGCGGTTCTGTGCGGGCTGGTAGTGCGGGAGGCGCTGCGGCCGGAGCTGGACGTCGTCCGACGGGACGGCGTCGACGATCCGGAGGGCGGAGTGCTCGACGAGAGCACCCCGCCACCCCGATCACCGCAGCTCGAAAAGCACCCCGTCGCCGCGGTCGATACGTGA
- the dnaB gene encoding replicative DNA helicase: MAVSDEVESYAPPSDFDRTPPQDLAAEQSVLGGMLLSKDAIADVVEIVRSNDFYKPAHALVFDTILDLYGRGEPADPVTVVAALADRAELARVGGAPYVHTLIQQVPTAANAAYYARIVAERAILRRLVEAGTRIVQLGYGSAAGAGREVDDVVDMAQQAVYEITEKRTSDDYTVLEELLQPTMDEIEAIGATGGVMSGVPTGFADLDRLTNGLHPGQLIIVAARPGLGKSTFGLDVARSASIRNRLTSAVFSLEMSKIEITMRLLSAEARVPLHHLRSGQLSEDDWTKLARRIGEVSEAPLFIDDSPNMTMMEIRAKARRLKQRHDLRLVVIDYLQLMTGNKRVESRQQEVAELSRGLKLLAKELEVPVIAASQLNRGPEQRTDKRPQLSDLRESGSIEQDADMVLLLHREDYYEKESPRAGEADFILAKHRNGPTDTVTVAFQGHFSRFVDMSTGV, encoded by the coding sequence GTGGCCGTCAGCGACGAGGTCGAGTCCTACGCCCCACCGAGCGACTTCGACCGCACGCCTCCCCAAGACCTCGCCGCGGAGCAGAGCGTTCTCGGCGGCATGCTGCTCTCCAAGGACGCGATCGCCGACGTCGTGGAGATCGTCCGTTCCAACGACTTCTACAAGCCCGCGCACGCGCTCGTCTTCGACACGATCCTCGACCTCTACGGCCGCGGTGAACCCGCCGACCCGGTCACGGTCGTCGCCGCTCTGGCCGACCGTGCCGAGCTCGCCCGCGTCGGCGGTGCTCCGTACGTCCACACGCTGATCCAGCAGGTGCCGACCGCCGCCAACGCCGCTTACTACGCGCGGATCGTCGCCGAACGTGCGATCCTCCGCCGCCTGGTCGAGGCAGGCACCCGGATCGTCCAGCTCGGGTACGGCTCGGCCGCCGGCGCCGGACGCGAGGTGGACGACGTCGTCGACATGGCGCAGCAGGCGGTCTACGAGATCACCGAGAAGCGCACCAGCGACGACTACACGGTCCTCGAAGAGCTGCTCCAGCCGACGATGGACGAGATCGAGGCGATCGGCGCCACCGGTGGCGTGATGAGCGGCGTCCCGACCGGGTTCGCCGACCTCGACCGGTTGACGAACGGCCTGCACCCCGGCCAGCTGATCATCGTCGCGGCCCGTCCCGGTCTCGGTAAGAGCACGTTCGGCCTCGACGTCGCCCGCTCGGCGTCGATCCGCAACCGGCTCACCTCGGCGGTGTTCAGCCTGGAGATGTCGAAGATCGAGATCACCATGCGGTTGCTCTCCGCCGAGGCTCGCGTGCCGCTCCACCACCTGCGTTCCGGGCAGCTCTCCGAGGACGACTGGACCAAGCTGGCCCGGCGCATCGGCGAGGTCAGCGAAGCGCCGCTGTTCATCGACGACTCGCCGAACATGACGATGATGGAGATCCGGGCGAAGGCGCGGCGGCTCAAGCAGCGCCACGACCTGCGTCTTGTCGTCATCGACTATCTGCAGCTGATGACCGGCAACAAGCGGGTCGAGTCCCGCCAGCAGGAGGTCGCGGAACTCTCGCGTGGCCTCAAGCTGCTGGCGAAGGAGCTCGAGGTGCCGGTGATCGCGGCCTCGCAGCTCAACCGTGGCCCGGAGCAGCGCACCGACAAGCGTCCACAGCTGTCGGACCTGCGTGAATCGGGGTCGATCGAGCAGGATGCCGACATGGTGCTACTGCTGCACCGCGAGGACTACTACGAGAAGGAGTCCCCGCGCGCAGGTGAAGCCGACTTCATCCTGGCCAAGCACCGTAACGGCCCGACCGACACGGTGACCGTGGCCTTCCAGGGGCACTTCAGTCGATTTGTCGACATGAGCACGGGTGTCTGA
- the rplI gene encoding 50S ribosomal protein L9, with protein sequence MKIILTSEVSGLGSPGDIVEVKDGYGRNFLLPQGKAILATRGQEKQVAQIRRARDARQVRDLDHAQEIKGQVEKLKVQLATRAGEGGRLFGSVTAADVVAAVVRAGGPELDRRRLELPGHIKTTGSHKVAVRLHPDVSAQISLDVVADK encoded by the coding sequence ATGAAGATCATCCTCACCTCTGAGGTCAGTGGCCTCGGTTCGCCCGGCGACATCGTCGAGGTGAAGGACGGCTACGGCCGTAACTTCCTGCTGCCGCAGGGCAAGGCCATCCTGGCCACCCGCGGTCAGGAGAAGCAGGTCGCTCAGATCCGGCGGGCGCGCGACGCCCGTCAGGTGCGCGACCTCGACCACGCCCAGGAGATCAAGGGCCAGGTCGAGAAGCTGAAGGTTCAGCTGGCTACTCGCGCAGGCGAGGGCGGCCGGCTGTTCGGTTCGGTCACCGCTGCCGACGTCGTCGCGGCCGTGGTCCGCGCCGGCGGTCCGGAGCTCGACCGGCGTCGGCTGGAGCTGCCCGGTCACATCAAGACGACCGGGTCGCACAAGGTCGCGGTGCGGCTGCACCCCGACGTCTCCGCGCAGATCTCGCTCGACGTCGTCGCGGACAAGTAA
- the rpsF gene encoding 30S ribosomal protein S6: protein MRHYEVMVILDPDLEERTVAPSLDTFLNVIRTSGGSVEKVDVWGRRRLAYEINKKVEGIYAIVDLNSEPPAVAELDRQLNLNESVLRTKVIRPDQR from the coding sequence TTGCGTCATTACGAAGTCATGGTGATCCTCGACCCTGATCTCGAGGAACGCACCGTCGCTCCCTCGCTCGACACGTTCCTCAACGTGATCCGTACGTCCGGTGGCAGCGTCGAGAAGGTCGACGTCTGGGGCCGGCGTCGGCTCGCGTACGAGATCAACAAGAAGGTCGAAGGCATCTACGCCATCGTCGACCTGAACTCGGAGCCTCCGGCTGTCGCGGAGCTCGACCGTCAGCTGAACCTCAACGAGTCCGTTCTGCGGACCAAGGTCATCCGACCCGACCAGCGCTGA
- a CDS encoding TIGR03086 family metal-binding protein gives MSSTTEWVTLEQAHQALRSVAAQLGDADWARHTPCEHWNVAQVLRHAAGDQRGYAAAITGSGGPTEDPFAPSENAPESAQGYLESALSVTTAAFATVAPATPEVPCPLPIGPLSAEQVVDAAALDAAVHAWDIAVAIGVPSPLSDELAEQLTPIAETIAGPLRAFAFGPAQDSESGDGAAARLLRFLGRTPDWKP, from the coding sequence ATGTCCTCGACCACCGAGTGGGTCACGCTGGAGCAGGCACACCAGGCGCTGCGGTCCGTGGCAGCGCAGCTCGGCGACGCCGACTGGGCCCGCCACACGCCGTGCGAGCACTGGAACGTCGCGCAGGTGCTCCGCCACGCGGCCGGTGACCAGCGCGGATATGCGGCGGCGATCACGGGGAGCGGCGGGCCGACCGAAGACCCGTTCGCACCGTCCGAGAACGCGCCGGAGTCGGCGCAGGGTTATCTCGAGTCGGCGCTCTCCGTCACGACCGCAGCGTTCGCCACCGTCGCTCCCGCGACACCCGAGGTGCCGTGCCCGCTGCCGATCGGGCCGCTGTCAGCCGAACAGGTGGTCGACGCCGCAGCTCTCGACGCCGCGGTGCACGCCTGGGACATCGCGGTCGCGATCGGCGTGCCGTCGCCGCTCTCCGACGAGCTCGCGGAACAGTTGACGCCGATTGCGGAGACGATCGCCGGACCGCTGCGTGCGTTCGCGTTCGGGCCCGCGCAGGACTCCGAGTCCGGCGACGGCGCGGCGGCCCGACTCCTGCGTTTCCTCGGCCGCACCCCGGACTGGAAGCCGTGA
- a CDS encoding AAA family ATPase — protein sequence MPAATRAPRGGASRRGGPARLGPTEPDPGEAPRLPLPRRAFVVVGGVPGAGKSTLLHRLRVTSPRGVFSVRDPEDIRTRWERLLGGRRGYRIWRPLVYAEHYLRLLLALPGRKTIVLHDTATRGWARRLLSIVARLSRRPAILLWLNVSLAESLDGQRIRGRKVPARTVQRHWRRWTRLRPLTEEGEPGYASVHTITRDTARRIVLEPAPRRR from the coding sequence GTGCCGGCCGCGACCCGCGCCCCACGCGGCGGGGCGTCTCGGCGCGGTGGCCCCGCGCGCCTCGGCCCGACCGAGCCCGATCCCGGTGAGGCGCCCCGGCTTCCGCTGCCGCGCCGCGCGTTCGTGGTCGTCGGTGGCGTCCCCGGCGCAGGGAAGAGCACGCTGCTGCACCGGCTGCGCGTCACGTCGCCGCGGGGCGTGTTCAGCGTGCGGGACCCCGAGGACATCCGGACGCGCTGGGAGCGCCTGCTCGGCGGCCGGCGCGGATACCGGATCTGGCGTCCGCTGGTCTACGCCGAGCACTACCTCCGGCTGCTGCTCGCGTTACCCGGCCGGAAGACGATCGTGCTCCACGACACGGCCACCCGTGGCTGGGCCAGGCGCCTGCTCAGCATCGTCGCGCGGTTGTCTCGTCGTCCGGCGATCCTGCTGTGGCTCAACGTCTCGTTGGCCGAGTCGCTGGACGGTCAACGGATCCGTGGCCGGAAGGTCCCGGCGCGGACGGTGCAGCGCCACTGGCGGCGCTGGACACGCTTACGCCCGCTGACCGAGGAAGGCGAGCCGGGTTACGCGTCCGTCCACACGATCACCCGCGACACTGCCCGCCGCATCGTTCTGGAGCCGGCTCCCCGTCGGCGGTGA